A single genomic interval of Ramlibacter pinisoli harbors:
- a CDS encoding methyltransferase, whose product MQRAAAIFGSAIFLVIAPGTLAGYIPWYLTHWQFAPALFPIARVLGAALVVAGLPILLDSFARFALQGLGTPAPVMPPERLVVTGLYRFVRNPMYVAVTALIAGQGLLFGSVTVLGYGAFVWAGFFLFVVAYEEPALGEQFGDEYRRYRANVRRWLPRITPWHG is encoded by the coding sequence GTGCAGCGCGCCGCCGCAATCTTCGGTTCCGCGATCTTCCTGGTCATCGCGCCGGGCACGCTCGCCGGGTACATCCCCTGGTACCTCACGCACTGGCAATTCGCGCCTGCGCTATTCCCGATCGCGCGCGTGCTCGGCGCCGCCCTGGTCGTCGCCGGGTTGCCCATCCTGCTCGATTCGTTCGCTCGCTTCGCGTTGCAGGGCCTCGGCACACCGGCGCCCGTGATGCCTCCCGAGCGCCTCGTCGTCACCGGGCTCTATCGCTTCGTCCGCAATCCGATGTACGTCGCCGTCACGGCGTTGATCGCCGGCCAGGGCCTCCTGTTCGGGAGCGTCACGGTGCTGGGGTACGGCGCGTTCGTGTGGGCCGGATTCTTCCTGTTCGTTGTCGCCTACGAAGAGCCTGCGCTGGGCGAGCAGTTCGGCGACGAGTACAGGCGCTACCGGGCGAACGTGAGGCGATGGTTGCCGCGCATCACCCCCTGGCACGGCTAG
- a CDS encoding ABC transporter substrate-binding protein, which produces MIPSHVKRLAAVAAFGLAATAPALAQEVVKIGYSGPLSGGAALYGKNVLDGMKMAVDEINAQGLDVGGKKYKLEVVGLDDKYNPSETAINAQRLVQEHKTPAILIPHSGGIFAAQTNNEAQKYLVLAYTSVPQVTARGNKLTLRIPPEFTSYVQPFIRHAMGKYGKNLAIANADHDYAKAWTAVFKPAWEAAGGKVVAENPMSYNKDTDFYSGVSRAVSAKPDVMFIGGASEPTALVAKQARELGFKGGFVIIDQAKMDEMAKVIGGYGPLEGSIGVLPLIEDPAPDSKAFVQRFQKVYPGRVPSSEVSLNYTAVHATAMAMKLAGSVTDATAIRANLDKAMKQLSPVANPNGLAGVDDKGGSMADTRVAVIEGGKVKERALSSFK; this is translated from the coding sequence ATGATTCCCTCGCACGTCAAGCGCCTCGCGGCGGTCGCCGCGTTCGGCCTGGCCGCCACCGCCCCGGCCCTGGCCCAGGAGGTCGTGAAGATCGGCTACTCGGGTCCGCTCTCCGGCGGCGCCGCGCTGTACGGCAAGAACGTGCTGGACGGCATGAAGATGGCCGTGGACGAGATCAATGCCCAGGGCCTGGACGTGGGCGGCAAGAAATACAAGCTCGAGGTCGTGGGCCTGGACGACAAGTACAACCCCAGCGAGACGGCCATCAATGCCCAGCGCCTGGTGCAGGAGCACAAGACACCGGCCATCCTGATTCCCCACTCGGGCGGCATCTTCGCGGCCCAGACCAACAACGAGGCGCAGAAGTACCTGGTGCTGGCCTACACCAGCGTGCCGCAGGTCACCGCGCGCGGCAACAAGCTGACCCTGCGCATCCCGCCGGAGTTCACCTCCTACGTGCAGCCGTTCATCCGGCACGCCATGGGCAAGTACGGCAAGAACCTGGCCATCGCCAACGCCGACCACGACTACGCCAAGGCCTGGACCGCGGTGTTCAAGCCGGCCTGGGAGGCTGCCGGCGGCAAGGTGGTGGCCGAGAACCCGATGTCCTACAACAAGGACACCGACTTCTACAGCGGCGTGAGCCGCGCCGTGTCGGCCAAGCCCGACGTGATGTTCATCGGCGGCGCCTCCGAGCCCACCGCACTGGTGGCCAAGCAGGCCCGCGAGCTGGGCTTCAAGGGCGGCTTCGTCATCATCGACCAGGCCAAGATGGACGAGATGGCCAAGGTGATCGGCGGCTACGGCCCGCTGGAAGGCTCCATCGGCGTGCTGCCGCTGATCGAGGACCCGGCGCCGGATTCCAAGGCCTTCGTGCAGCGCTTCCAGAAGGTCTACCCGGGTCGCGTGCCCAGCTCGGAGGTGTCGCTCAACTACACCGCCGTGCACGCCACCGCCATGGCCATGAAGCTGGCCGGCAGCGTGACCGATGCCACTGCCATCCGCGCCAACCTGGACAAGGCGATGAAGCAGCTCTCGCCGGTCGCCAACCCGAACGGCCTGGCCGGCGTGGACGACAAGGGCGGCTCCATGGCCGACACCCGCGTGGCCGTCATCGAGGGCGGCAAGGTCAAGGAGCGCGCGCTCAGTTCGTTCAAGTGA
- a CDS encoding ABC transporter ATP-binding protein: MLTFENVSQHYGSFRALNGISLHAKEGELVVLLGANGAGKSTIFLTASGLLRATGGSIRFRNQELAGLKASQVVERGVVLCPEGRKLFPQMSVLKNLMLGAYVHRGDKAGNQRKLQEVFELFPILAERREQTAGSLSGGQQQMVAIGRALMGRPQALLLDEPSLGLAPLVVKQVFEVIQRINRAGTTVLLAEQNAYAALKIASRAYVIESGRIVMEGDRDTLLGNDTIRKAYIGA; encoded by the coding sequence ATGCTGACGTTTGAGAACGTCTCGCAGCACTACGGCAGCTTCCGCGCGCTCAACGGCATCAGCCTGCACGCGAAGGAGGGCGAGCTGGTCGTGCTGCTGGGTGCCAACGGCGCCGGCAAGAGCACCATCTTCCTCACCGCCAGCGGCCTGCTGCGGGCCACCGGCGGCTCGATCCGCTTCCGCAACCAGGAACTGGCCGGCCTGAAGGCCTCGCAGGTGGTCGAGCGTGGCGTGGTGCTGTGCCCCGAGGGCCGCAAGCTGTTCCCGCAGATGTCGGTGCTGAAGAACCTGATGCTGGGCGCCTACGTGCACCGCGGCGACAAGGCCGGCAACCAGCGGAAGCTGCAGGAGGTGTTCGAGCTGTTTCCCATCCTGGCCGAGCGGCGCGAGCAGACCGCCGGCTCGCTGTCGGGCGGCCAGCAGCAGATGGTGGCCATCGGCCGCGCGCTCATGGGCCGCCCGCAGGCGCTGCTGCTCGACGAACCCTCGCTCGGCCTGGCGCCGCTGGTGGTCAAGCAGGTGTTCGAGGTCATCCAGCGCATCAACCGGGCCGGCACCACCGTGCTGCTGGCCGAACAGAACGCGTATGCGGCGCTCAAGATCGCCAGCCGCGCCTACGTCATCGAGAGCGGCCGCATCGTGATGGAAGGCGACCGCGACACCCTGCTGGGCAACGACACCATCCGCAAGGCCTACATCGGTGCATAG
- a CDS encoding ATP-binding cassette domain-containing protein, with translation MLEIRNVTKRFGGLAAVNDVSTTVERGKVNAIIGPNGAGKTTFFHLVGGTIPPSSGTIAYEGRDITGLRADQVARLGISRTFQATTLFDMATVLDNLIVGHRLRTRSGLLDVLFDSRRLRDDERACREKAAAALDFVGLSHVAQRLAGDISQEERKRVAFALALSTDPQLVLLDEPAGGVNPEETQGLADLIRKFVRHGITVCLIEHKMDMIMSLADKIMVLNYGEKIAEGTPAEIRRNPAVIDAYLGSEHADV, from the coding sequence GTGCTTGAGATCCGCAACGTCACCAAGCGCTTCGGCGGCCTGGCGGCCGTCAACGACGTCAGCACCACGGTCGAGCGCGGCAAGGTCAACGCCATCATCGGCCCCAACGGTGCCGGCAAGACTACCTTCTTCCACCTGGTGGGCGGCACCATCCCGCCCTCGTCGGGAACCATCGCCTACGAGGGCCGCGACATCACCGGCCTGCGCGCCGACCAGGTCGCCCGGCTGGGCATCTCGCGCACCTTCCAGGCCACCACGCTGTTCGACATGGCCACCGTGCTCGACAACCTGATCGTCGGGCACCGCCTGCGCACGCGCTCGGGCCTGCTCGACGTGCTGTTCGACTCGCGCCGCCTGCGCGACGACGAGAGGGCCTGCCGCGAGAAGGCCGCCGCCGCGCTCGACTTCGTCGGCCTGTCGCACGTGGCCCAGCGGCTGGCCGGCGACATCTCGCAGGAGGAGCGCAAGCGGGTGGCGTTCGCGCTGGCCCTGTCCACCGACCCGCAGCTGGTGCTGCTGGACGAGCCGGCCGGCGGCGTGAACCCCGAGGAGACCCAGGGCCTGGCCGACCTGATCCGCAAGTTCGTGCGGCACGGCATCACGGTGTGCCTGATCGAGCACAAGATGGACATGATCATGAGCCTGGCCGACAAGATCATGGTGCTGAACTACGGCGAGAAGATCGCCGAGGGCACGCCGGCCGAGATCCGGCGCAACCCGGCCGTCATCGACGCCTACCTGGGGAGCGAGCATGCTGACGTTTGA
- a CDS encoding branched-chain amino acid ABC transporter permease, with protein sequence MNFLSGRAGWLLLLALGLAFPFLAKNDYHLTVMSTAYIFAIATIGLNLITGYTGQFNLAHSGFMAVGAYTVGILTVDHQLPFWFAFPLSGVTAAVLGFFVGIVSLRLKGHYFSIFTLCVGYIMYLVIEKWESLTHGTVGIIGIPAPGAIGPIAFDTPRALYYLVFFFLVLGVFVMHRIATSLLGRTFMAIRNGEALAEALGIPLMRNKLLAFMLSVFYAGLAGGLYAGFVRFLGPGLAGVDHTFDMTMYMLVGGLGTLLGPLLGALSVPWLTQYLQFLQEYRFIVFGPILVALVIFLPHGIVGTWLGWRARRAAAAAPTPAPAAPATVPLPAGEAQPGAGRA encoded by the coding sequence ATGAACTTCCTCTCCGGCCGGGCGGGCTGGCTGCTGCTGCTGGCGCTGGGCCTGGCGTTCCCGTTCCTGGCGAAGAACGACTACCACCTGACGGTGATGTCCACCGCCTACATCTTCGCCATCGCCACCATCGGGCTGAACCTGATCACCGGCTACACCGGCCAGTTCAACCTGGCGCACAGCGGCTTCATGGCGGTGGGCGCCTACACAGTGGGCATCCTGACGGTGGACCACCAGCTGCCGTTCTGGTTCGCGTTCCCGCTGTCGGGCGTCACCGCCGCGGTGCTGGGCTTCTTCGTCGGCATCGTGTCGCTGCGGCTCAAGGGCCACTACTTCTCGATCTTCACGCTGTGCGTCGGCTACATCATGTACCTGGTGATCGAGAAGTGGGAGAGCCTGACCCACGGCACGGTGGGCATCATCGGCATCCCGGCGCCGGGCGCCATCGGACCGATCGCGTTCGACACCCCGCGCGCGCTGTACTACCTGGTGTTCTTCTTCCTGGTGCTGGGCGTGTTCGTCATGCACCGCATCGCCACCTCCCTGCTGGGCCGTACCTTCATGGCCATCCGCAACGGCGAGGCACTGGCCGAGGCGCTGGGCATCCCGCTGATGCGCAACAAGCTGCTGGCCTTCATGCTGTCGGTGTTCTACGCCGGGCTGGCGGGCGGGCTGTACGCCGGCTTCGTGCGCTTCCTCGGCCCCGGGCTGGCCGGCGTGGACCACACCTTCGACATGACCATGTACATGCTGGTGGGCGGGCTGGGCACGCTGCTCGGGCCGCTGCTGGGCGCGCTGTCGGTGCCGTGGCTCACGCAGTACCTGCAGTTCCTGCAGGAGTACCGCTTCATCGTCTTCGGGCCCATCCTGGTGGCCCTGGTGATTTTCCTGCCGCACGGCATCGTGGGCACCTGGCTGGGCTGGCGGGCCCGCCGTGCCGCCGCGGCTGCCCCCACCCCGGCACCGGCCGCGCCGGCGACCGTGCCGCTGCCCGCGGGCGAGGCGCAACCGGGAGCCGGGCGTGCTTGA
- a CDS encoding branched-chain amino acid ABC transporter permease produces MDLFLQQVLNGLTLGGIYSLVALGLTLVYGILHVPNFAHGAFYMAGAFISFHLMKAWGFNYWLAMLGSAACVAVLATLAERLVFHPLRKASGLHPMIAAIGVLLFLEAGAQALWGADFQRMQTPYTGIVELGGVTAPVQRLLIIGAAFSLVVVLHLFLTRTVLGSTIIAMAQNREGAALVGIDATRVSMLTFAISGVLAAVAATLYAPINLVYPAMGNLVITKAFVIIILGGMGSVPGAIAGGLIIGFAESFGAFYISPTYKDIIAFVLLVAILSVRPQGIFAQGAR; encoded by the coding sequence ATGGATCTCTTCCTGCAGCAAGTGCTCAACGGGCTGACGCTCGGCGGCATCTACAGCCTCGTCGCGCTCGGCCTCACGCTGGTGTACGGCATCCTGCACGTGCCGAACTTCGCCCACGGCGCGTTCTACATGGCAGGCGCCTTCATCTCCTTCCACCTCATGAAGGCCTGGGGCTTCAACTACTGGCTGGCCATGCTGGGGTCGGCGGCCTGCGTCGCCGTGCTGGCCACGCTGGCCGAGCGGCTGGTGTTCCACCCGCTGCGCAAGGCCTCGGGCCTGCATCCCATGATCGCCGCCATCGGCGTGCTGCTGTTCCTGGAGGCCGGGGCGCAGGCGCTGTGGGGCGCCGACTTCCAGCGCATGCAGACGCCCTACACGGGCATCGTCGAACTGGGCGGCGTCACGGCGCCGGTGCAGCGGCTGCTGATCATCGGCGCCGCCTTCTCCCTGGTGGTGGTGCTGCACCTGTTCCTCACCCGCACCGTGCTGGGCTCGACCATCATCGCGATGGCGCAGAACCGCGAGGGCGCCGCGCTGGTGGGCATCGACGCCACCCGGGTGTCCATGCTCACCTTCGCCATCTCGGGCGTGCTGGCCGCCGTGGCCGCCACCCTGTACGCGCCGATCAACCTGGTGTACCCGGCGATGGGCAACCTGGTGATCACCAAGGCCTTCGTCATCATCATCCTGGGCGGCATGGGCAGCGTGCCGGGCGCCATCGCCGGCGGGCTGATCATCGGCTTCGCCGAGAGTTTCGGCGCCTTCTACATCTCGCCCACCTACAAGGACATCATCGCCTTCGTGCTGCTGGTGGCCATCCTGTCGGTGCGGCCGCAGGGCATCTTCGCCCAGGGAGCCAGGTGA